DNA sequence from the Devosia lacusdianchii genome:
GCCAAACGGCACGCGCTACGAAGGCTACGATGTCAACATGTCGTTCTGGAGGGCCATGGCCCTGGACCGGGCGAACCACTTCGAGGTGGAGGACACCTTCGTAATGGGAGACCGGGCCAACGTCCTATGGCGATATCACTTCGCCGACGGCGGCTCGGTGCGCGGTGTCAGCCTGATGCGGGCCCGCGAAGGCAAGATCGTTGAAGCACTGGCCTATGCCAAGTCGCCGGGTCAAGCCGCGCCCTTGCCTGAATGACCCGCGCCGCTGCCTGCGGCAGCCCGCTGCGCCCCAGCACCGGTTCCTGATGACACCAATCAACCGACCTCAACGAGGTAAGACATGACCGAAGACTGCAACGCTATTCGCACGCTCCTCGAGCGCTTCAACGGCGCATTTCAGACCCATCGCCCCAACGACCTCGACGACCTGATTGGGGAGGGCTGCGTGCTTGAGAACACGGCGCCCGCTCCGGATGGCGCGCGCTATGAAGGACGGGTGGCGTGCCTCGCATTCTGGAAGGGTATCGCGTCCAACGCCGATCTTGCCTTCGAACCGGAGGATATCTGGGTCGGCGAGGATCGGGGGATCATCCGCTGGCGGCTGCGCTGGAGCGCGCGCCAGGAAGATCAGGTCCGGGGCGTCAACATCATGCGCGTTCGAGATGGAAAGATCGTCGAAGGCCTGGGCTACGTGAAGGGATAGTCCCCGCCATGCTGCGCCGCTATGACCTTGCGCATGTAAAGCGTCTCGCCACCCATGAACGGCTCGCTTTTGAACGTGTCGTAACCGACCCGCTCATATAGCGCGACATTGGACGCGAAGGCGGCATTGGTTAGCAGCCGGATTTCCGTGCGCCCGGCCGATAAGGCCAACTGCTCGGCATGCTCCAATAACCGTCTCCCATACCCCCGGCCTTGCTCGGCCGGATCGACCGCCACGTTCTCGATCCACAGGTGATCGTCATGCAGCACGGTCTCGATCAACCCGACGCCGCGTTCGTCCATGCACAGCAGGTCTATCCTGTGCTCCACCACCGCGAGGGCATAGTCCGCGAGCATCGGGCGGGGCTCGCGGCCGATCAGTGGCACCCACCTGGCATAGGCCGCACGGACCAGATCACGAATGGCAGGGACGTCGTCTGCCATAGCGGTCCTGAGGTAGAGCGTTCCGTCG
Encoded proteins:
- a CDS encoding nuclear transport factor 2 family protein gives rise to the protein MTEDCNAIRTLLERFNGAFQTHRPNDLDDLIGEGCVLENTAPAPDGARYEGRVACLAFWKGIASNADLAFEPEDIWVGEDRGIIRWRLRWSARQEDQVRGVNIMRVRDGKIVEGLGYVKG
- a CDS encoding nuclear transport factor 2 family protein; its protein translation is MQPRDTFEIVHRFNRAFQEHNPALLDDLIAPDCVMESMQPAPNGTRYEGYDVNMSFWRAMALDRANHFEVEDTFVMGDRANVLWRYHFADGGSVRGVSLMRAREGKIVEALAYAKSPGQAAPLPE
- a CDS encoding GNAT family N-acetyltransferase — encoded protein: MADDVPAIRDLVRAAYARWVPLIGREPRPMLADYALAVVEHRIDLLCMDERGVGLIETVLHDDHLWIENVAVDPAEQGRGYGRRLLEHAEQLALSAGRTEIRLLTNAAFASNVALYERVGYDTFKSEPFMGGETLYMRKVIAAQHGGDYPFT